A single window of Maylandia zebra isolate NMK-2024a linkage group LG2, Mzebra_GT3a, whole genome shotgun sequence DNA harbors:
- the LOC143413917 gene encoding zinc finger CCHC domain-containing protein 12-like — protein MDICNRFEVNGQNSLYVTGIGPEYTDEEITAVFKVNGDISKLVRIPDESGQPEGRALVQYASDRSISRIDPITLGTVPSPKDPAVMWFARTIRDVCQEVVGREIACRYLDELKSVAGSGRKGFLNVLQEELHGNQGTSHDVHSNATQPYAAQNANTPNNDQNEPAEPTHVYSASASLPTSPVHISEDVFNPPQIQRVIVEHVIRSESTTSPSPQIRLRTFSGRMPRPNGEVDYETWHTQVDLLLNDPSLNDAHKVRRILESLLSPAADVVKPLGISSPPSVYITQLDSAFGVVEDGEELFAAFLGSNQDSGEKPSTYLNRLHSLLTRAISRGGASAGNSNDHLLRQFCRGCWDQSIIIGLQLECKKGNPPTFPEFLLMLRTEEDRRSTKLDRMKKHLGASKANMYAHHVFDMPSYDCEPVPLPNSKPNETSKLEKKVNELTKQLEKLNKKPPSLTHDSNPPLVVKAKRDETSDIENKIAELTKQVEKLAQNQRESTEKTDCFAISSSNMKRGLKVPGMSRPWFCFKCGEDNHIAAHCSNEPNPALVRKKNAELRERQDTFLAQQAASPFTLN, from the coding sequence ATGGATATTTGCAATCGTTTTGAGGTTAATGGTCAAAACTCCCTGTATGTAACAGGTATAGGACCAGAATACACAGATGAGGAAATAACTGCTGTGTTCAAAGTTAATGGAGATATTTCTAAATTAGTGAGGATCCCTGACGAATCAGGACAACCAGAGGGTAGAGCCCTGGTCCAGTATGCATCTGACAGGTCTATCTCTAGAATCGACCCCATTACTTTGGGTACCGTACCAAGTCCAAAGGACCCAGCTGTGATGTGGTTTGCGAGGACCATTAGAGATGTTTGTCAGGAAGTGGTGGGGAGGGAGATAGCTTGCAGATACCTGGACGAACTAAAGTCTGTCGCAGGCAGTGGCAGGAAAGGTTTCTTGAATGTGCTTCAGGAGGAACTGCATGGGAACCAGGGCACATCACATGACGTACACAGTAATGCTACACAGCCCTATGCAGCTCAAAATGCTAACACACCTAATAATGATCAAAATGAGCCTGCAGAGCCCACACATGTTTATAGTGCATCTGCTAGTTTACCAACGAGCCCAGTCCACATCAGTGAGGATGTTTTTAACCCCCCCCAGATCCAGAGAGTGATTGTGGAGCATGTCATCCGAAGTGAGTCCACCACTTCACCATCCCCACAAATAAGGTTGCGCACCTTCTCTGGGCGGATGCCAAGGCCAAACGGTGAGGTGGACTACGAAACATGGCACACCCAAGTTGATCTTCTCCTTAACGATCCTTCCTTGAATGATGCTCACAAGGTGAGAAGGATTCTTGAGAGCTTGCTGAGTCCAGCAGCTGATGTTGTGAAGCCTCTTGGCATCTCTTCACCACCAAGTGTCTACATCACTCAACTTGATTCTGCTTTTGGTGTTGTGGAGGATGGAGAGGAGTTGTTTGCGGCATTTCTCGGCTCTAACCAAGATAGTGGAGAGAAGCCATCAACATACTTGAACAGGCTCCATAGCCTCCTCACAAGAGCAATTTCTAGAGGGGGAGCCTCAGCTGGAAATTCCAATGATCATTTGCTCAGACAGTTTTGTAGGGGCTGTTGGGATCAGAGCATCATCATCGGCTTACAGTTAGAGTGCAAAAAGGGAAATCCACCAACATTTCCTGAATTCCTCCTCATGCTGAGGACTGAGGAAGACCGCCGTTCCACAAAGCTAGATAGGATGAAAAAGCATTTAGGTGCTTCGAAAGCTAACATGTATGCCCACCATGTTTTTGATATGCCCTCTTATGACTGTGAGCCTGTCCCACTGCCTAACTCAAAGCCGAATGAGACATCAAAGCTTGAAAAGAAAGTAAATGAGCTAACTAAACAGTTGGAAAAGCTAAACAAAAAGCCACCGAGCCTCACTCATGATAGTAATCCTCCCCTAGTGGTAAAAGCAAAGCGAGATGAAACCTCTGATATTGAGAACAAGATAGCTGAACTGACAAAGCAAGTTGAAAAACTAGCACAAAATCAGAGAGAGAGTACTGAAAAGACCGACTGCTTTGCAATCAGTAGTAGTAACATGAAGAGGGGCCTTAAGGTGCCTGGAATGTCGAGGCCGTGGTTTTGTTTTAAGTGTGGGGAAGACAACCACATTGCTGCTCATTGCTCGAATGAACCCAACCCCGCACTGGTTCGCAAGAAAAATGCAGAACTCCGGGAGAGGCAGGATACGTTTTTAGCTCAGCAGGCTGCTTCCCCATTCACTTTAAACTAG